From Mycobacterium colombiense CECT 3035:
GGTGGTGGCGTGGCCCTGCTGCACGCGACCCCGTCGCTGGACGAGCTGAAGCTCACCGGTGACGAGGCGACCGGCGCCAACATCGTCCGCGTGGCGCTCGAGGCTCCGCTGAAGCAGATCGCCTTCAACGGTGGTCTGGAGCCCGGCGTCGTGGCCGAGAAGGTCCGCAACTCGCCCGCCGGTACCGGCCTGAACGCCGCCACCGGTGAGTACGAGGACCTGCTCAAGGCCGGCGTTGCCGACCCGGTGAAGGTGACCCGTTCGGCGCTGCAGAACGCGGCGTCCATCGCGGGCCTGTTCCTCACCACCGAGGCCGTCGTCGCCGACAAGCCGGAGAAGGCGGCCGCACCCGCGGGCGACCCGACCGGTGGCATGGGCGGGATGGACTTCTAAGTCCACGACTCAAGTACGGGAAAGCCCGGCCCCCACACGGGGCCGGGCTTTTTCGTGTCTGCCGGTTCCTTGTGCCCCAGCCGCACCACCCGCCCCTGGAAGGTTCGGTGCTGGTTTTGCCCGCCTCGCAGCGACAGGCCGAATTGTCGCTCAGAGGCGGGCAATTCGCCTATTGCCCTGGCGGGGCGATGGCCGATACGACCGGCCGCGGCGGCGCCACCCTCGGCGCCCTAGGGTAAAACCCGTGGCCCTTCCGACTCCCGCACCCACCAGCACCGCCGTCGTGACCGGCGCATCGTCGGGCATCGGCGCCGACATCGCGCGCGAACTGGCCGACCGCGGTCACGGCGTCACACTGGTGGCCCGCCGCGAAGACCGGCTGCGCGAGCTGGCCGACGAACTCGCCGGCCGCGTGCGCGTGGAGGTGATCGCTTGCGACGTCGGCGATTCCGCCGCCCGGGCCGGCCTTCTCGTGGAGGTCGAGCGGCGCGGCCTGACCGCCGACATCCTGGTCAACAACGCCGGCATCGGCACCATGGGGTCGGTGACCACACTGCCCGTCGACGACGAGGTTGCTCAGGTGCGGGTCAATGTCGAGGCCGTCATCGACCTGTCCACCCGTGCGGTCCAGCAGATGGTGCCGCGCGGCCGCGGCGCGATCCTCAACGTCGGATCAACCGCGGGCTACCAACCCTTTCCGGGCCAGGTCGGCTATGCGGCCACCAAGGCGTTCGTCAACAACTACACGCAGGGGCTGCGCGGTGAGCTTGCCGGCACCGGCGTCACCGTCGCGCTGCTGTGCCCGGGCCCGGTGCGCACCGAGTTCGTGAAGAGCGCCGGCATGGACGAGCGCGACTTCGCCGATGCGTTTCCGAAGTTTATGTGGAAGCCGTCGCGCGAGGTGGCGCGCGCCGGAGTCGACGCGCTGGAGCACGATCGCGGGACGGTGATACCCGGGTTGCCGAGCCAGATCAGCACCCGGCTGCTTCAATTCATGCCCAGGCGAATCCTGTTGCCGTTATTGAAGAATCAGCACCCCAGCCTGCGCAGGGACCGCTCAGCGCGCTGACCCGGGCCAGGGCCGCCGGTGACCAGCGCATCGCCGCTAAGCCGGCAGCGAGAACACCACGCAGTCGTGCAGGCATCCCTTTGCGGCGTCGGGGGAGTCGGCGTCGCGGTGGAGCAGCGCGCGGGTGGGCACCACGGTGAGGCGCGCGGTCTCCGCGCCGGCATCGGTCACTTCGGCGGTGCCGTCGACGATCAAGGAGTAGCCCCCAGGCTCGGCGGGCGGCCACAGCAGCGTCACGTCGGCACGCTGGGCGAGGTTGTTGCGGGTCCGTCCGCCGATCAGCCCGACGTCCAGCGTCGCCCCGCGCAGCTGCGGCTCGACCGTCACGGTGTGCACCCGGTAGCCGTCGTCGACCGTGATCAAGTAGGCGTACGGGTAGTCGGCCAGCGCGTCGGACAGCGCCTGGATATCGACCTTCTTCTTGGTGCGCATGATCTTCCAGGATAGGCGCGGGATTCCGGAGCTACTGGGGTGCCGAGGGCCGCAGGAACCCGGCGATGCGCGACGTGTACCCGCGGGCGACCGCGCCGGAGCTGGCCGGGCGCGTGACGGCCGTGCTGGTGTTGGAGAAGCCGAGGTTCTGCAGCACCTGGTTCCAGGGCGGCAGCTTGGCGACGGCCGCCGACGCGTCGGCGTGATAGCCGAACATCGCCGCCACGTCCGCGGCCCACATCTGCTCGTAGGCCGCCTCGATGTCTGCGATCGCCGCCGTGCTCTGACCCAGGTGATTGTTTGCCGCCAACGCCGACACCAGGGCGCGGTTGGCCGCCACCACGGCGGGTTGCACGGTGGCGGCGAGGGCCACCTCGAAGGCGGTCGCGATCGCCGACGCCTGGTGCGACACCTCCTCGGCCTGCGCGGCCGCCGCGCTGAGCCAGCTCACATATTGGCTGGCCACGGACATCATCGCCGCCGACGAGGCGCCCTGCCAGGAGCCGCTGGCGAGATCCGTCGTCACCGAAGAAAATGACGATGCCGACGATGCCAACTCTTCGGCCAGCCCGTCCCACGCCGCCGCGGCAGCAAGCAGCGGCCCGGGACCAGGACCGGAGAAAATTAGTGCCGAGTTGACTTCTGGCGGCAACCACGCAAAATGCGGGTTCGTCACGGACCCAACTTAGCTGGTATATGCCACTTTTGGTGGCGTTATCGCGAGGCTGCGGGATCAAGCTGGCGACCACGCACCAACTTGCCTGGCCGGGCGTCGGTGGGAACGCCGTTCTCGGCGATGACTTCCCCGGCCACGATCGTCGCGACATACCCCTCGGCGGTCTGGTCCAGGCGCCGCCCCCCGGCGGGCAGGTCGTAGCTGATGATGGGCTTGTGCAGCCGCAATGCGGCGTGATCGATGACGTTGAGATCGGCCTTGTAGCCGACCCCGATCCGGCCGCGATCGGCCAGCCCGGCGACGCGGGCCGGCACCGACGTGAGCTCGCGAACCGCCTCGGCCACCGTGAACCGCCCGGCCTTGCGGTCCCGTGCCCAGTGCGTCAGGAAGTAGGTCGAATAGCTGGCGTCGCAGATCATCCCGTAGTGCGCGCCGCCGTCGCCCAGGCCGAGCACCACGTCCTCGCGGTGCAGCAGTTCGCCGACGGTGTCCAGCGAGTTGTTCTGCAGGTTGCTGGTGGCGACCAGCAGCATCGCCTTGCCCTCGTCGTCGAGCAGCCGGTCGTAGGCCTCCTCCATCGGATCCACGCCGCGGGCGCGGGCCCGGGCCCCGATGCTGGTCGACGGGTCGGGCTCGTAGTCGGGGGTGTCGCCCAGTGGGAAGATCCAGTCCCACATCTGGGCCACGTACAGGATCGGGTGCCCCTGGCCCGGCTTGTCGGCCAGGATGCGGGCGCGGACCTCGGGCTTGCGCATCTCGGCGACGCGCTCGGCCAGCGGCAGGTGCGCGATCTCGCGGTAGCTGGGGTAGAGCACGAACGGGTTGGCGGACAGCTGCAACCCGATGATCAGACCGATCGGTCGCGGCAGCAGCTGGGCGGTGACTCGGATTTCGCCGCCATCGGCGGCGCTGTTGGCCTTCTCGATCATGGTGATGGCGTCCGGCCAGGACGGGTCGCCCGAGTTGGCGACGACGAGGGTGAAGGTGACCGGCAGTCCGACGTCCTCGGCGACGTCGAACACCGTCTGCAGCACCGGCTGGTACCCGCCCGCCGGGATGTCGGGAACGAACTGCAGCAGGCCGCCGCCGCCGTCCACGACGCCGCGGGCGATCTCCTCGATCTCCTCCCTTGCAGCCTCGTAACTCGGTATGGGCGAGCCGCTTTCGGTCTTGTGGATGGTCAGCCGCGACGACGCGAAGCCGAGTGCGCCGACCTCGATCGCCTCCCTGGCGAGCTCCCGCATCCTGGCCAGGTCGTCCGGGGTGGCCGGCTCGCGGTCAGCGCCGCGCTGGCCCATCACGTACACCCGCAGCGGTGAGTGCGGCAGGTACGCGGCGACGTCGATGTCGCGCTTGCCCGATTCGAGGGCGTCCATGTATTCGGGGAACGTCTCCCACGTCCACGGCAGCCCGTCGGTCATCACGACGCCGGGAATGTCTTCCACGCCGGCCATCACGTCGACGAGCACGTCGTGGTCGGACTGGCGGCAGGGCGCGAAGCCGACCCCGCAGTTGCCCATCACCACGGTCGTCACCCCGTGCGCCGAGGACGGGGTGAGGCGCTCCGACCAGATGGACTGGCCGTCGTAGTGCGTGTGCAGGTCGACAAAGCCCGGTGTGACCAGCAGCCCGGTCGCGTCGATCTCGCGCGCTGCGGCCGCGCCGTTGACCGCGCCGACCGCTTGGATGACGCCGTCTTTCACGGCCACGTCACCGATGTACGGCTCACCCCCCAACCCGTCGACGATGGTGCCATTACGGATGATGAGGTCGTAAGTCATTCAAACAATCTACGACCGTTGCGGCGGGTCGTGCCAGGATGTTTTCCGTGATCGACCACATCGGAATCAACTGCGCCGACTATCCGAAATCCCAGCGGTTCTACGACACCGTGCTGGGGGCACTCGGGTTCACCCGGCAGCTGGATTTCGGCCGGGCCATCGGATATGGCCGCGACGGGCATGCGGCATTTTGGATCTCCGACGGTGCGGGCATGGCTCCGAACCGGGAAAACCACATCGCGTTCGAGGCCGCCGGCGAGGACGCGGTGCGCGCCTTCCACCAGGCGGCGGTGGCATTGGGCGCCGAGTCGCTGCACGAGCCACGCGTGTGGCCCGAGTACCACCCCGGTTACTTCGGCGCGTTCGTGCGCGACCCGGACGGCAATAACGTCGAAGCGGTCTGGCACGCGCGCACGTAATGTCGGTGGCATGGCCAACTCGGACGCTGCCACCCAGGAACTGCTCCGCGATGCGTTCACCCGGTTGATCGAGCACGTCGACCAGATCACCGACGGGTTGACCGACGAGGTGTCCGGCTACCGGCCTGACCCGAACGCCAACAGCATCGCGTGGCTGCTCTGGCACAGCGCGCGGGTGCAGGACATCCAGCTGGCCGACATCGCCGGCGTCGAGCAGGTCTGGTTCCGCGACGGCTGGGTGGACCGGTTCGGACTGGACCTGCCGCGTGACGACACCGGTTACGGGCACAAGCCGCAGGAGGTGGCCAAGGTGCAGGCGCCCGCGGACCTGCTGTCCGGCTACTACCACGCGGTGCACAAGCTCACCCTCGAATACGTCGCGGGGGTCACCGCCGGGGAACTGGCCCGCGTCGTCGACACGAACTGGGATCCGCCGGTGACGGCCAGCGCACGGCTGGTGAGCATCATCGACGACTGCGCCCAGCACCTCGGCCAGGCCGCGTACGTGCGGGGGATTGCGTAGATTCGCAGGCGTGCGATTCGCGGCGACCGTGCTGTTGTGGCTCATCACCACGCTCGCGCTGGCGGTCGCGATCCCCGCGGGGTGGACGCAGCTCCACGTCGTCGACGCCGACGGTTACGCCGCGCTGGCGCAACACGCGGCGATCGACCCCGCCCTGCAGTCCGCCATGGCTTCCGAATTGACCACCCGGGCAATGACTCTCATCGCCGAGCACGGCGGCGGCCGCGCTCCGGTCGACAGTTCCGAGGTGCACGACGCCGCCCGCGCCTTCACCGCCGGCCCGGCGTTTCCGCCGCTGTTCGCCCAGGCGAACCGGGCCGCGCACGGCTGGCTGTTCGGCGACCCGGGGGCCGGCGACGGCGGCAACCAGTGGGCGGTCGACGTGGCACCGATGCTCAACGACGGTGCGATTGAGCCGCTGCTCAGCCGCCACCACGTCACGGTTCCCGCGAAAATCACTGTCCCGCTGACCGTTTCGGTCCCGCACTCGATGCGGCAGGGACGGCTGAGCCGGCTGACCACCTGGGGCCCGTGGGTGAGTGTGGGCGCGGCGGCGCTGTGTGGTGTCTGCGCGCTGCTCACGGTGGCCGCCGCGCGGCGGCGTGGCAAGGCGCTGAGCAGCCTGGGCGTCTCGGCGCTGCTCGTGGGCGCCGGCGGCTGGGCGGGCATCGAGGTCGCCGGGCGCTACGTCAACGACGCGCTCAACCGCACCGCCGGCAACGTCCGCACCGTGGCCGAGGTGATAGTCGGCCACGCGGAAGCCGGTCTGCACCAATGGCTCAACGCGACCTTGCTCGCCGGAGCCGCGCTGGTGGCCCTCGGCGTGGTCGTCGCGATGCTGGGCAGCTTCGCGAAGAAGCCGTGAGCCCGGCGGCTAGCCGAACGTGAACGAAAACACCTGCAGACCTTTGCTGACCTGCATGTCCAGCTGATCGCGGTGGGCGGAGTCGTCGGCGACGATCCGGTGCAACGTGGGCGCCCCGCCGATCGGCGTCGTGGTGGTCTTGCCGTCGCGGGTCACGGTGAGCGTGCCGGTGCCACCGACGACGGCGTAGACGTCTTTCGCGGTGTAGTTCAGCCGGACCACGGAGTCGTCACCGTCGGCCGTGGCCCCTTGGTCGTCCAGGTTCCAGCGGCCGCGCAGGGCGAACTTGTCCTCGGCCAGGGTCGGCGGGAAGCTCAGCGTGGCGGCGCCGTCTTTGTAATCCCCACTGCCACCGTAGTTTCCGGACTTGCCGACACCCAGATACGTCTCGGGCGTCAGCCTGGTCTGCGGAGTCATGTCTGCCGAGTTCGTCGGCGCGGGTAACGCAACGCCGGGATGGGCGTCGGCCAGCAGCGTGCGGATCAGCCTCTCGGTGCCGTCGTAGTCGCCTTCACCGAACTTGGTGTGCCGCACTTGGCCATTCGCGTCGATCAGGTACTCGGCCGGCCAGTACAGGTTCTGGAAGTTGTTCCACGTCGCGTAGTCGTTGTCCAGTGCGATGGGATAGGTGATGTGCAGGTCCGCGGCGTCGCTGGCCACATTGGCGGTCACCCGCTCGAAGGCGTACTCGGGGGTGTGCACCCCGATGACGAGCAACCCGCTGTCGCGATAGCGGTTGTACCACCCGATCACGTGCGGGATGGCGCGCTGACAGTTGATGCACGAGTAGGCCCAGAAGTCGATCAGGATCACCTTGCCGCGCACCGCCGTCGGGTCGAGCGGCTTGCCGTCCGGGGTGTTGAGCCATCCGGTGACGCCGGTGAGGGCGGGAGCGGGTCCGCACTGTTGCAGCTCGGCGGAGCCGCTGGAGCAATCGCTGAGCGCGCCGTCGACGGTGGCGCCGGGCGGGCTCAGCGGCACCCCGCTGCCCTGGTTCGGCTGTTGCACGGGGGCCGAACCCAGGCTGCGCTCGATGTCGTTGGCCCCCAGCCTGTTCTGCATCGCCGTCGTGTAGTCGGGGACGGCGCGTTGCAGCATCGCCGGCAGGTTGAACACCAGCGCCACGGCCAACACGATCATCGCGATCCCGCCGGCGATCTGAATCACGCGCTGCCGGCGGCGGAACGCGGCCACCCGTTCGGCGACGCGCCGCCCGGCCAGCGCGAAGGCCAGCAGCGGCAACGCGTTGCCGAGGGCGAACGTCGCGGTCAACACCAGCGCGCCGGGACCGATCGACGACGTCCCGCCCGCCACGACGATCGCGGCGAGCACCGGGCCCGCGCACGGCACATACAGGGCCCCCAGCGTCAGGCCCAAGCCGAAACCATCTGTCCCAGAGCTGATTTGGCGCTGTGGAAAATATGCGAACGGCCGCTCGAGCAGGTGCTGCACGGGCGGGAAGATCAACCCCAGGCCGATCAGGATCAACACCACTAGTGCGGTCCAGCGGATCGCGTCCTGCGGCAGGTGCAGCGCCGTCAGCAGCGCGGAACCGATCAACGTGGCCAGGCTGAAACTGCACACCAGGCCGGCGATCACCAAGTATGGCCGGGTAGCAGACTTCACGCTTCGCGCACCGGCCCGGCTGCTGTCCATGCCGGACAGCAGGATCACCGGCAGCACCGGCAGGATGCACGGCGAGATACCGGTGATCAACCCGCCGAGAAACCCGATCAGGGCGACGGTCTGCACGCGCTACTCGGAGGCGCTCGACGGCGGGCAAGCGATCAGCATGGTTACACCTTTACCTGGTTTGCCGCCGCCGAGTGACCCGGGTACAAATCACGCAGCGTGCGTTATGCAAATCACACAACGTGCGTTACGCTCAGCCGGTGGCGCAACTAACATTCCAGCGCGCCCGCACAGAGGAAAAGAAGCGCCAACGTGCGGAGGCCCTCGTGGAAGCCGCACGCTCGCTGGCCATGGAAACGGGCGTCGCGTCGGTGACCCTGACCGCGGTCGCCAGCCGGGCCGGAATCCACTACTCGGCGGTGCGCCGCTACTTCACCTCGCACAAGGAAGTTCTGCTGCACCTGTCCGCCGAGGGCTGGGTGCGATGGTCGAACACGGTGTCGGAGAAGCTGGCCGAGCCCGGCGCGAAGTCGCCGTCGCGCATCGCCGAGACGCTGGCCGAGGCCCTGGCCGACGACCCGTTGTTCTGCGACCTGCTGGCCAATCTGCACCTGCACCTCGAACACGAGGTGGACGCGGAACGGGTCATCGAGGTCAGGCGGATCAGCACCGCGGCCACGCTGTCGCTGGCCGATTCGATCGGGAGTGCGCTGCCCGAGCTCGGACGGTCGGGCTCGCTCGACATCTTGCTGGCCGCATACTCGCTGGCGGCCACGCTGTGGCAAGTCGCGAACCCGCCGGAGCAACTGACCGACGTCTACGCCGAGGAACCGGAAGTGGTTCCGCCCGAATGGAATTTGGACTTCGCATCCGCCCTCACCCGCCTGCTGACGGCGACGTGTGTCGGCCTCATCGCGGAATCCTCATGAACTCAGAAAGGGGGCCGGAGCGCCGTGGCTTGGCGAGTGCAACCGGTGAAGACGGGAAGGACCTGGAGCGCCCATGACGACGACTGAGCCAAGGACCGAGCCGCTGGATAAGCTGGGTTCCGCCGGCAGGGAGGGCAACATGGTCGGTCCGCAGCGCGCCAAGAAAAAGGGTTTTTTGGGGCGTTTCTGGCTGGTCCTCACCATCGCAGCTGTCGTCGCGGTGTCGGGATTCGTCGTATACCGATTGCACGGCGTCTTCGGCGTCCACCGCGGCTCTTTCGGTGGTGGCACCTCGGGCGAGGTCCTCGACGAGTTCAACGCCAAGACGATCACGCTCCAGGTCTGGGGCCCACCCGGCAGCACGGCGACCATCAACTACCTCGACGAAAATTCCCATCCGCAGCAGGCGCTCAATGTGCCCTTGCCCTGGAGCAAAGTATTGAGTTCAACGAAGCCCGGCATCCCGGCAAACCTGGTGGCGCAGGGCGACGGCAGTTGGATCGCCTGCCAATTCGTGGTGAACAAGCACGACGGGAGCGGTGACGTCATCAAGACTCCGAATCGCTCAGATCCCAACCAAACCGTGAACGCCTTCGTCTATTGCCTGGACAAGTCCGCATGAGCGAGCCGGCCGAGGCTCCGCCGCGCGTCGACCAGCCGCTGATCCCGCCGTTCCTGCCGCGGATGATCCACCGGCTGGCGCTGCCGATCGTCCTGGTGTGGTTGGGCATCGTGTTCGTCACCAACACCGTGGCCCCCCAGCTGGAGGTCGTCGCCAAAACCCACTCGGTGTCGATGAGTCCGACGGCCGCGGTGTCCTTTCAGTCGATGATGAAGGTCGGATCGACGTTCAAAGAGTTCAACTCCGACAACTCGGCCATGATCCTGCTGGAGGGTGACAAGCCACTCGGGGCCGAAGCGCACCGCTACTACGACGAGATCGTCCGGCGCGTCGAGCAAGACAAGAAACACGTTCAGCACGTCCAGGATTTCTGGAGTGATCCGCTGACGGCGGCGGGTTCCCAGAGCCACGATCAAAAGGCGGCGTACGTCCAGGTCTACCTCGCCGGCAACATGGGCGGCGGGCTGGCGAACGAGTCCGCCGAGGCCGTCCGCAAGATCGTCAACTCGGTGCCCGCGCCGCCGGGGATCAAGGCATACGTCACCGGCGCGGGCCCGCTCTTCGCCGATCAGTCCCACGCGGGTGAGAAGGGCGTAGCGAAGGTCACGCTCGTCACGTTCGCGGTGATCATCCTGATGCTGCTGTTCGTCTACCGGTCGGTGATCACCATGCTGATCATGCTGGTCATGGTCTTCGTCGAGTTGGCAGCGGCCCGTGGTGTCGTCGCAGTCCTGGGAAATTACGGAGTCATCGGGCTTTCCACCTTCGCCAATAACATGCTGGTGCTGATGGCGATCGCCGCCGGGACGGACTACGCGATCTTTGTGGTCGGCCGCTACCACGAGGCCCGTGGTTTGGGCGAGTCGCGCGAAAAAGCGTTCTACACCATGTTCCACAGCACGGCGCATGTCGTGCTCGGTTCGGGTCTGACCATCGCCGGCGCGATGTACTGCCTGAGCTTCTGCCGGTTGCCGTATTTCGAGTCGTTGGGCGTGCCGTGTGCCGTCGGCATGCTGGTGGCGGTTCTCGCGGCGTTGACGCTGGGCCCGGCGGTGCTGACGGTGGCTTCGTTCTTCAAGCTCATGGATCCCAAGCGCACGCTGCAGACCCGGGGCTGGCGTCGCATGGGCACCGCGGTGGTCCGCTGGCCCGCACCGGTTCTCGCGGTGACCATCGGGGTCGCGTTGGTCGGTCTGCTCGCCCTGCCCGGTTACAAGACCGACTACGACAACCGCCACTTCCTGCCGGCGGACACCCCGGCCAACGTCGGCTATGCCGCCGCCGACCGGCACTTCGACCAGGCCCGCCTTAATCCCGAGCTATTGATGATCGAGACCGACCACGACCTGCGTAACCCGGCCGACTTCATCGTCCTGGACAAGGTCGCCAAGGCGGTCTTCCACATCCCCGGCATCGGCCGGGTGCAGACCATCACCCGACCGTTGGGCACGCCGCTCGACCACAGCACCCTCGGGTTTCAGATGGGTGCACAAGCCGCAGGGCGGATCCAGACCCAGCACTATCAGGACGAGCAGGCGGCAAACCTGCTCAAGCAGGCCGACGAGCTGCACAAGACGATGGCAACGCTGCATGAGCAGATGCAGGTGACCCAGGATCTCAGCAACACCACGCACGAAACCACCAGGCTCACCAAGGAAACCGTGCAGATCACCGAGAAGTTGCGCGACGACATCGCGAACTTCGACGACTTCTTGCGGCCGATCCGCAGCTACTTCTATTGGGAGAAGCACTGTTACGACATCCCGGTCTGCTGGGCACTCCGGTCGGTCTTCAACGCGCTCGACGGCATCGACCAGGTGGCCGAGAACATCGTGAACCTCAGCGCGAATCTGGACAAGCTGGATCGGATCCAGCCGAAGCTGGTGGCGCTGATACCGCCGCAGATCGAGAGCCAGCAGCGCAACCTCGACACCATCATGTCGAACTATGCGATCACGCAGGGTCTTAACGAACAGGCGAGAGCGCAGTCCGACAACGCCACCGCCCAGGGCGATGCCTTCGACAAGGCGAAGAACGACGACACGTTCTACCTTCCGCCGGAGGCGTTCAAGAGCCCGGACTTCGCGCGGGGTCTCAAGCAGTTCATCTCGCCGGACGGGCGCGCGGTCCGGCTGATCATCTCCCATGAAGGCGACCCGGCGAGTCCCGAGGGCATCAAGCACATCGAACCGATCAAGCAGGCCGTGCACGAGGCGATCAAGGGCACCCCGTGGGAGGGCGCCAAGGTCTACCTCGGCGGCACCGCCGCGACGTACAAGGACATG
This genomic window contains:
- a CDS encoding MmpS family transport accessory protein; amino-acid sequence: MTTTEPRTEPLDKLGSAGREGNMVGPQRAKKKGFLGRFWLVLTIAAVVAVSGFVVYRLHGVFGVHRGSFGGGTSGEVLDEFNAKTITLQVWGPPGSTATINYLDENSHPQQALNVPLPWSKVLSSTKPGIPANLVAQGDGSWIACQFVVNKHDGSGDVIKTPNRSDPNQTVNAFVYCLDKSA
- a CDS encoding cytochrome c biogenesis protein DipZ, with protein sequence MQTVALIGFLGGLITGISPCILPVLPVILLSGMDSSRAGARSVKSATRPYLVIAGLVCSFSLATLIGSALLTALHLPQDAIRWTALVVLILIGLGLIFPPVQHLLERPFAYFPQRQISSGTDGFGLGLTLGALYVPCAGPVLAAIVVAGGTSSIGPGALVLTATFALGNALPLLAFALAGRRVAERVAAFRRRQRVIQIAGGIAMIVLAVALVFNLPAMLQRAVPDYTTAMQNRLGANDIERSLGSAPVQQPNQGSGVPLSPPGATVDGALSDCSSGSAELQQCGPAPALTGVTGWLNTPDGKPLDPTAVRGKVILIDFWAYSCINCQRAIPHVIGWYNRYRDSGLLVIGVHTPEYAFERVTANVASDAADLHITYPIALDNDYATWNNFQNLYWPAEYLIDANGQVRHTKFGEGDYDGTERLIRTLLADAHPGVALPAPTNSADMTPQTRLTPETYLGVGKSGNYGGSGDYKDGAATLSFPPTLAEDKFALRGRWNLDDQGATADGDDSVVRLNYTAKDVYAVVGGTGTLTVTRDGKTTTTPIGGAPTLHRIVADDSAHRDQLDMQVSKGLQVFSFTFG
- a CDS encoding mycothiol transferase is translated as MANSDAATQELLRDAFTRLIEHVDQITDGLTDEVSGYRPDPNANSIAWLLWHSARVQDIQLADIAGVEQVWFRDGWVDRFGLDLPRDDTGYGHKPQEVAKVQAPADLLSGYYHAVHKLTLEYVAGVTAGELARVVDTNWDPPVTASARLVSIIDDCAQHLGQAAYVRGIA
- a CDS encoding RND family transporter, whose amino-acid sequence is MSEPAEAPPRVDQPLIPPFLPRMIHRLALPIVLVWLGIVFVTNTVAPQLEVVAKTHSVSMSPTAAVSFQSMMKVGSTFKEFNSDNSAMILLEGDKPLGAEAHRYYDEIVRRVEQDKKHVQHVQDFWSDPLTAAGSQSHDQKAAYVQVYLAGNMGGGLANESAEAVRKIVNSVPAPPGIKAYVTGAGPLFADQSHAGEKGVAKVTLVTFAVIILMLLFVYRSVITMLIMLVMVFVELAAARGVVAVLGNYGVIGLSTFANNMLVLMAIAAGTDYAIFVVGRYHEARGLGESREKAFYTMFHSTAHVVLGSGLTIAGAMYCLSFCRLPYFESLGVPCAVGMLVAVLAALTLGPAVLTVASFFKLMDPKRTLQTRGWRRMGTAVVRWPAPVLAVTIGVALVGLLALPGYKTDYDNRHFLPADTPANVGYAAADRHFDQARLNPELLMIETDHDLRNPADFIVLDKVAKAVFHIPGIGRVQTITRPLGTPLDHSTLGFQMGAQAAGRIQTQHYQDEQAANLLKQADELHKTMATLHEQMQVTQDLSNTTHETTRLTKETVQITEKLRDDIANFDDFLRPIRSYFYWEKHCYDIPVCWALRSVFNALDGIDQVAENIVNLSANLDKLDRIQPKLVALIPPQIESQQRNLDTIMSNYAITQGLNEQARAQSDNATAQGDAFDKAKNDDTFYLPPEAFKSPDFARGLKQFISPDGRAVRLIISHEGDPASPEGIKHIEPIKQAVHEAIKGTPWEGAKVYLGGTAATYKDMHDGSNIDLLIAGIAAATLIFIIMLVITRSVVAAFVIVGTVLLSLGASFGLSVLLWQYILGLKLHWMVLAMAVILLLAVGSDYNLLLISRFKEEIHAGLKTGTIRAMAGSGSVVTSAGLVFAATMATFMFSPLLVMAQVGTTIALGLLFDTLIVRSFMTPSLATLLGRWFWWPQHVRPRPASTMLRPYGPRPAVRELILNDVDEHPAGGVVQPR
- a CDS encoding SDR family NAD(P)-dependent oxidoreductase, which translates into the protein MALPTPAPTSTAVVTGASSGIGADIARELADRGHGVTLVARREDRLRELADELAGRVRVEVIACDVGDSAARAGLLVEVERRGLTADILVNNAGIGTMGSVTTLPVDDEVAQVRVNVEAVIDLSTRAVQQMVPRGRGAILNVGSTAGYQPFPGQVGYAATKAFVNNYTQGLRGELAGTGVTVALLCPGPVRTEFVKSAGMDERDFADAFPKFMWKPSREVARAGVDALEHDRGTVIPGLPSQISTRLLQFMPRRILLPLLKNQHPSLRRDRSAR
- a CDS encoding PPE family protein, translated to MTNPHFAWLPPEVNSALIFSGPGPGPLLAAAAAWDGLAEELASSASSFSSVTTDLASGSWQGASSAAMMSVASQYVSWLSAAAAQAEEVSHQASAIATAFEVALAATVQPAVVAANRALVSALAANNHLGQSTAAIADIEAAYEQMWAADVAAMFGYHADASAAVAKLPPWNQVLQNLGFSNTSTAVTRPASSGAVARGYTSRIAGFLRPSAPQ
- a CDS encoding VOC family protein, with translation MIDHIGINCADYPKSQRFYDTVLGALGFTRQLDFGRAIGYGRDGHAAFWISDGAGMAPNRENHIAFEAAGEDAVRAFHQAAVALGAESLHEPRVWPEYHPGYFGAFVRDPDGNNVEAVWHART
- a CDS encoding TetR family transcriptional regulator, with the translated sequence MRYAQPVAQLTFQRARTEEKKRQRAEALVEAARSLAMETGVASVTLTAVASRAGIHYSAVRRYFTSHKEVLLHLSAEGWVRWSNTVSEKLAEPGAKSPSRIAETLAEALADDPLFCDLLANLHLHLEHEVDAERVIEVRRISTAATLSLADSIGSALPELGRSGSLDILLAAYSLAATLWQVANPPEQLTDVYAEEPEVVPPEWNLDFASALTRLLTATCVGLIAESS
- a CDS encoding N-acyl-D-amino-acid deacylase family protein; translated protein: MTYDLIIRNGTIVDGLGGEPYIGDVAVKDGVIQAVGAVNGAAAAREIDATGLLVTPGFVDLHTHYDGQSIWSERLTPSSAHGVTTVVMGNCGVGFAPCRQSDHDVLVDVMAGVEDIPGVVMTDGLPWTWETFPEYMDALESGKRDIDVAAYLPHSPLRVYVMGQRGADREPATPDDLARMRELAREAIEVGALGFASSRLTIHKTESGSPIPSYEAAREEIEEIARGVVDGGGGLLQFVPDIPAGGYQPVLQTVFDVAEDVGLPVTFTLVVANSGDPSWPDAITMIEKANSAADGGEIRVTAQLLPRPIGLIIGLQLSANPFVLYPSYREIAHLPLAERVAEMRKPEVRARILADKPGQGHPILYVAQMWDWIFPLGDTPDYEPDPSTSIGARARARGVDPMEEAYDRLLDDEGKAMLLVATSNLQNNSLDTVGELLHREDVVLGLGDGGAHYGMICDASYSTYFLTHWARDRKAGRFTVAEAVRELTSVPARVAGLADRGRIGVGYKADLNVIDHAALRLHKPIISYDLPAGGRRLDQTAEGYVATIVAGEVIAENGVPTDARPGKLVRGRQLDPAASR